In a genomic window of Desulfomonilia bacterium:
- a CDS encoding energy-coupling factor ABC transporter permease: protein MHMADALISPAVGGAMWAVSAGLVAYSSKKVSSEDQSSRTALMGVLGAFVFAAQMINFTIPATGSSGHLGGGLILSILLGPYAGFIVMASILTVQALIFGDGGLLALGCNIFNLGFWTCFVAYPLIYKKIAGEKPTQGRIITGSLLAAIIGLQLGAFSVVIETMSSGISELPFNTFVLLMQPIHLAIGIVEGVVTAAVVSFVWKAKPEIVAQGAGLKMNTPIKGVVIAIGIAAALIGGILAWFASSQPDGLEWSMFRTAGKEELAAPADSIHKAFASIQEKTAILPDYNFKQTVSKSESEVAETSESWPGISAGTSFAGIIGGILTLALAFLIGTVLRKAGNQAKT from the coding sequence ATGCATATGGCGGATGCGCTTATATCACCGGCTGTAGGTGGTGCGATGTGGGCTGTTTCGGCGGGACTTGTGGCTTATTCGTCCAAAAAGGTATCAAGCGAGGATCAGAGCAGCCGAACAGCACTCATGGGTGTACTCGGGGCATTCGTCTTTGCAGCACAGATGATTAATTTTACGATCCCGGCAACAGGATCGAGCGGACACCTTGGAGGGGGGCTTATTCTATCGATTCTTTTGGGGCCTTACGCAGGGTTCATTGTCATGGCTTCTATCCTTACTGTACAGGCCCTCATATTCGGTGACGGTGGACTGCTTGCCCTCGGCTGTAACATATTCAATCTCGGTTTCTGGACATGTTTTGTCGCCTATCCCCTCATTTACAAAAAGATTGCGGGAGAAAAGCCCACACAGGGAAGAATTATTACAGGGTCTCTCCTCGCCGCAATCATAGGTCTCCAGCTCGGAGCCTTCAGTGTAGTCATTGAAACAATGTCTTCGGGAATCAGCGAGCTTCCGTTCAATACATTCGTCCTGCTCATGCAGCCGATACACCTTGCAATCGGCATAGTCGAGGGTGTTGTAACCGCCGCGGTAGTCTCGTTTGTCTGGAAGGCAAAACCGGAAATTGTCGCACAGGGGGCAGGGCTTAAAATGAACACCCCGATAAAAGGCGTCGTCATCGCAATCGGCATCGCTGCTGCGCTTATAGGAGGCATCCTCGCATGGTTCGCTTCATCGCAACCGGACGGTCTCGAATGGTCGATGTTCCGTACTGCCGGAAAAGAAGAACTGGCCGCACCCGCAGACAGTATCCACAAAGCGTTTGCATCAATTCAGGAAAAGACCGCAATACTGCCCGACTATAATTTCAAACAGACCGTTTCGAAGAGTGAATCCGAAGTGGCAGAGACTTCCGAGTCCTGGCCGGGTATAAGTGCAGGAACTTCTTTTGCCGGAATCATCGGAGGAATCCTTACCCTGGCATTAGCTTTTCTCATTGGCACAGTTCTCAGAAAAGCGGGCAATCAGGCAAAAACATAA
- a CDS encoding GH1 family beta-glucosidase, with product MEVKMAEYKFPENFMWGSATASYQIEGAWNEDGKGESIWDTFCRIPGKIKDGSSGEIADDHYHRYAEDIDLMKAMGLNVYRFSFSWPRILPAGTGMVNHKGLDFYDRLIDRLLEKGITPYPTLYHWDLPQALEDKGGWANRDTAVHFSEYAKILADKFGDRIKNWITHNEPFVVAIAGYFMGEHAPGRQDPVAAMNAAYNLILSHGLGLEVMRAVLPEDSQIGIVLSLSPVHPATGSDEDAKAARNMDGVFNRMFLDPVFKGSYPEDMLSIFGGFFPEIKSEDLKIMSKPVDFLGINYYTRGVFKHDPDFPFVEATQVQPEGNEYSMMWEIYPEGFYEIIKRVWEDYKPGKIIITENGIPVPDGVDFDGRVRDERRIRYVRDHLKQVHRAISEGIPVKGYFHWSLLDNFEWAFGYTMRFGLVYVDYPTQERIIKESGHWFSRVIKDNGFKG from the coding sequence ATGGAGGTTAAGATGGCTGAATACAAATTTCCTGAAAATTTCATGTGGGGCTCGGCAACCGCATCATATCAGATAGAAGGCGCATGGAATGAAGACGGCAAGGGGGAAAGCATATGGGATACCTTCTGCCGCATACCCGGAAAAATCAAGGATGGCTCATCCGGTGAAATTGCAGATGACCATTACCATCGTTATGCCGAAGACATCGACCTGATGAAGGCCATGGGACTTAACGTTTACCGTTTCTCCTTCTCATGGCCCCGCATCTTGCCGGCAGGAACCGGCATGGTGAATCATAAGGGCCTTGATTTCTATGACAGGCTTATCGACAGGCTTCTTGAAAAAGGCATCACACCCTACCCGACGCTTTATCACTGGGACCTTCCGCAGGCGCTTGAAGACAAAGGCGGATGGGCCAACCGCGACACGGCAGTTCATTTCTCGGAATATGCAAAAATCCTCGCAGACAAATTCGGCGACCGTATAAAAAACTGGATAACACATAACGAACCTTTCGTTGTCGCCATTGCCGGATATTTCATGGGTGAACACGCACCCGGCAGGCAGGACCCCGTCGCGGCAATGAATGCAGCCTATAACCTGATCCTATCACATGGACTCGGACTTGAAGTCATGCGCGCAGTACTGCCGGAAGATTCTCAAATAGGCATAGTATTAAGCTTGAGCCCCGTACACCCAGCGACCGGCTCTGACGAAGATGCAAAAGCTGCCCGGAACATGGATGGTGTTTTCAACCGCATGTTTCTGGACCCTGTATTTAAAGGAAGCTATCCCGAAGACATGCTATCGATTTTCGGCGGTTTCTTCCCCGAAATAAAATCCGAAGACCTTAAAATAATGAGCAAACCTGTCGATTTTCTCGGAATCAATTATTATACGCGCGGTGTTTTCAAACACGACCCGGATTTCCCCTTTGTGGAAGCGACACAGGTGCAGCCAGAGGGCAATGAATATTCGATGATGTGGGAGATATATCCCGAAGGCTTTTATGAAATCATCAAGAGGGTGTGGGAAGATTATAAGCCCGGGAAAATAATCATAACCGAAAACGGCATACCCGTACCGGACGGCGTCGACTTTGACGGTCGCGTCCGCGATGAGCGCCGAATACGCTATGTCAGGGACCACTTGAAGCAGGTGCACCGGGCCATATCCGAAGGTATTCCCGTCAAAGGATACTTCCACTGGTCTCTGTTGGATAATTTCGAATGGGCCTTTGGTTACACGATGAGGTTCGGCCTTGTTTATGTCGATTATCCAACACAAGAGCGAATTATAAAGGAAAGCGGGCACTGGTTCAGCCGGGTCATTAAAGATAACGGTTTCAAGGGATAA
- the nikR gene encoding nickel-responsive transcriptional regulator NikR yields MSELVRFGVSVEKGLLDKFDKLIRDRSYTNRSEAIRDLIRQELVKDEWEEGQDVAGAITFIYDHHKRDLLHTLAHIQHDYQETIISSQHIHLDHDNCLEIIAVKGKAEEVVALAYALRSVKGVRHGDLSMTSTGKEIE; encoded by the coding sequence ATGTCAGAGCTTGTAAGATTCGGCGTATCGGTAGAAAAAGGGCTTTTGGATAAATTCGACAAGCTCATCAGGGACAGGAGCTATACCAACCGCTCCGAGGCAATCCGTGACCTCATCCGCCAGGAACTTGTAAAGGACGAATGGGAGGAGGGCCAGGATGTAGCCGGCGCAATCACATTCATATACGATCACCACAAGCGCGACCTGCTCCACACACTGGCCCATATACAGCATGACTATCAGGAAACGATAATATCTTCCCAGCATATCCACCTTGACCATGACAACTGCCTGGAAATAATAGCAGTAAAAGGAAAGGCCGAAGAAGTCGTGGCGCTTGCATACGCTCTCAGGTCGGTTAAAGGCGTCCGCCACGGCGATCTGAGCATGACGTCTACAGGTAAAGAAATCGAGTGA
- the ptsP gene encoding phosphoenolpyruvate--protein phosphotransferase yields the protein MKQHHVHILHGVAASAGIAIGNAVIIDRKTIERYPKIRITEGLVEDEIRRFDNAIEASYKQIEEAKKKLESHNAVKDHALILETHLLMLRDPSLIDRVNKLVRKNLINAEWALKIALQDIEESFASIGDDYIRSRVADTNFVGERIMMNLIGREIKGFHLVDKSIIVSHDLSPADTAMLSKDHVLGFATDVGGPTSHTAIIAHSLEIPAVVGLEKASTSINPGDKLILDGISGVVIVNPTENQISDYEQRAKSHLTLELKLKEKAREPAVTIDGTKISVLGNLEFREEVKTVLDHGAEGIGLYRTEFLYINREIIPTEEEHFQAYKAVVETVSPFPTTIRTLDLGGDKLNSNLGDMKKETNPAMGLRAIRLCLKEPELFKTQLKGILRASNYGNTSIMFPMISGIEELHRALEILEKIKHDFRRKGIPFDEEINVGIMVEVPSAAIIADLLAKEVDFFSIGTNDLIQYSIAIDRGNEYVNYLYDPLHPAVLRLIKYIVDCAHKEGITVSMCGEMAGRTIYTPILLGMGIDQFSTNAFAISHVKEMIRKIDLTNCANIVNSLLEMKTAEEIQAFIFEEYKRHSDFETILD from the coding sequence GTGAAACAGCATCATGTCCACATACTGCACGGGGTAGCCGCTTCGGCCGGTATTGCAATCGGCAATGCAGTCATAATAGACAGAAAGACAATAGAGCGTTACCCTAAAATTCGCATTACAGAAGGCCTTGTCGAAGACGAAATCAGGCGTTTTGATAATGCGATTGAAGCATCATACAAACAGATAGAGGAAGCGAAGAAAAAGCTTGAATCCCATAATGCGGTCAAGGATCATGCATTGATTCTGGAGACCCATCTGCTGATGCTCAGGGACCCGTCACTTATCGACAGAGTGAATAAACTTGTCAGGAAAAACCTTATCAACGCTGAATGGGCGTTGAAAATAGCACTTCAGGATATTGAAGAAAGTTTTGCCTCAATCGGTGACGACTATATCCGGAGCAGGGTAGCCGATACGAATTTTGTAGGCGAACGTATCATGATGAATCTTATTGGCCGCGAGATCAAGGGATTCCACCTGGTGGATAAAAGCATAATCGTATCGCATGACCTGTCTCCGGCTGATACGGCGATGCTCAGCAAGGATCATGTCCTCGGGTTTGCAACCGATGTCGGAGGTCCGACATCCCATACGGCGATAATCGCCCATTCGCTTGAAATTCCAGCCGTCGTGGGACTCGAAAAGGCCTCGACGTCTATCAACCCCGGTGACAAGCTTATTCTTGACGGCATATCGGGCGTAGTCATCGTGAATCCTACTGAGAACCAGATATCCGATTACGAGCAGCGGGCAAAGTCACACCTTACCCTTGAGCTCAAATTGAAGGAAAAGGCCAGGGAGCCCGCAGTAACTATTGATGGAACAAAAATCAGCGTGCTAGGTAATCTTGAATTCAGGGAAGAAGTGAAGACGGTCCTTGACCATGGGGCTGAGGGTATTGGTCTCTACAGGACTGAATTTCTGTATATAAACCGTGAAATCATACCTACCGAAGAAGAACACTTTCAGGCATACAAGGCCGTCGTCGAGACCGTCTCACCGTTTCCGACAACAATCAGGACGCTGGATCTCGGGGGAGACAAGCTAAATTCAAACCTGGGGGATATGAAAAAAGAGACGAATCCCGCAATGGGATTGAGGGCCATAAGGCTTTGTCTGAAAGAACCTGAGCTGTTCAAAACTCAGCTGAAAGGCATATTGAGGGCGAGCAACTACGGGAACACGTCAATTATGTTTCCCATGATTTCAGGCATAGAAGAACTGCACAGGGCATTGGAGATACTTGAGAAAATCAAGCATGATTTCAGGAGGAAGGGGATACCGTTCGATGAAGAAATCAATGTGGGCATAATGGTCGAGGTCCCGTCCGCGGCGATAATAGCCGACCTTCTGGCCAAGGAAGTTGACTTCTTTTCGATAGGAACCAATGATCTTATACAGTATTCGATAGCTATCGACCGCGGAAACGAATATGTGAACTACCTTTACGACCCTCTTCACCCGGCGGTTCTGAGGCTTATCAAATACATTGTTGATTGTGCGCACAAGGAAGGCATCACGGTGTCCATGTGTGGTGAGATGGCTGGAAGAACAATATACACACCGATCCTGCTGGGAATGGGAATAGACCAGTTCTCAACGAATGCCTTTGCCATCTCCCATGTAAAAGAAATGATAAGGAAGATTGACCTTACGAACTGTGCAAATATCGTTAATTCCCTGCTGGAAATGAAGACGGCAGAGGAGATACAGGCGTTCATTTTTGAGGAGTACAAGAGACATTCTGATTTCGAGACCATTCTTGACTGA
- a CDS encoding TldD/PmbA family protein has protein sequence MNSFDEIRNIDVEKILKKALSGGGDFSEIFAEKRTGTVISSEAKRIEKFNLTSDFGIGIRVVRKDVSAYAYTNDINSLFELASTVAESIKSGEKGGVVTLEKRSAPKVTQEKILSCSVEPEKKIFLVKSAEECAWKHDSRVVQARVMYSDSNRQIFVANSNGFTCEDDTGAIVFLVQCVVSDGHIMETGYEPMGGARGFEIFEETAPEEIARRAVARAIQTLAARSAPAGLMPVVLSSDAGGTMVHEAIGHGLEADFAGQGLSVYSGKIGEQVASSAITVIDDGTIPGRRGSIGCDDEGTLSEKTVLVENGILKSYMTDLISAVKYDLRPTGNGRRESFRHRPVPRMTNTMIAPGKETPDDIIRLAETGIYVKKMGGGQVNPVTGDFVFEVSEGYMIEKGNIGEPIRGATLIGNGPKILLSIEHVGSDLGWGIGTCGKDGQGVPVGDAQPTLLIPEITVGGKIHEE, from the coding sequence GTGAATTCATTTGATGAGATTAGAAATATCGATGTTGAAAAAATCCTGAAGAAGGCACTCTCCGGAGGGGGTGATTTCTCTGAAATATTTGCAGAAAAAAGGACAGGGACCGTCATTTCATCAGAGGCGAAAAGGATTGAAAAGTTCAATCTTACGAGTGATTTCGGCATCGGCATCAGGGTGGTGAGAAAGGACGTCAGCGCCTATGCCTATACCAATGACATCAACAGTCTTTTCGAACTGGCATCAACGGTAGCCGAATCAATAAAAAGCGGAGAGAAGGGCGGTGTAGTAACCCTGGAGAAAAGGTCTGCGCCGAAGGTTACTCAGGAAAAAATTCTTTCATGTTCAGTCGAACCGGAGAAGAAGATCTTTCTTGTAAAATCCGCAGAGGAATGTGCATGGAAACATGACAGCAGGGTCGTTCAGGCCAGAGTTATGTATTCTGATTCGAACAGGCAGATTTTTGTTGCAAATTCCAATGGATTTACCTGTGAAGATGATACCGGTGCAATAGTTTTCCTTGTCCAGTGCGTGGTTTCAGACGGCCACATTATGGAAACCGGATATGAGCCGATGGGAGGCGCACGAGGTTTCGAGATTTTTGAGGAGACGGCTCCGGAAGAAATCGCCCGAAGGGCAGTGGCAAGAGCGATACAAACCCTTGCTGCCAGGAGCGCACCGGCAGGGCTGATGCCTGTTGTGCTTTCAAGCGATGCAGGTGGGACAATGGTACATGAGGCCATAGGGCATGGTCTGGAAGCCGATTTTGCGGGCCAGGGCCTTTCAGTCTATTCGGGGAAGATCGGTGAACAGGTGGCGTCCAGTGCGATAACGGTAATAGACGACGGGACAATTCCGGGAAGAAGGGGAAGCATAGGGTGTGACGACGAGGGAACGCTTTCAGAAAAGACTGTTCTTGTGGAAAACGGGATACTGAAATCATATATGACCGATCTTATCTCCGCGGTAAAATATGACCTCAGACCGACTGGAAACGGGCGCCGCGAGTCGTTCAGACACAGGCCGGTTCCGAGAATGACGAATACCATGATCGCTCCGGGAAAGGAAACGCCGGACGATATCATCAGGCTGGCCGAAACCGGGATTTATGTCAAGAAAATGGGCGGAGGTCAGGTAAATCCGGTAACCGGGGATTTTGTATTTGAAGTTTCCGAAGGATACATGATTGAAAAGGGTAACATAGGCGAGCCCATAAGAGGGGCTACACTCATAGGAAACGGTCCGAAGATACTCCTGTCGATTGAGCATGTCGGCAGCGATCTGGGCTGGGGCATAGGCACCTGCGGCAAAGACGGACAGGGCGTGCCTGTCGGGGATGCGCAGCCTACGCTTTTAATACCCGAAATTACCGTGGGAGGTAAAATTCATGAAGAATAG
- the smpB gene encoding SsrA-binding protein SmpB yields MKQEIKTKTLCHNSKARFSYDISETYETGIVLSGSEVKSLRQGGASMKDCYAVVRNGEMILLNLHVNPYLQANIFNHDPRAPRKLLLHKREILRLSGKIKEKGLTLVPLSIYLKGSHIKVELGLAKGKTSPDKKNAIKERDIRRDMQRELKNIGR; encoded by the coding sequence GTGAAACAGGAGATTAAGACCAAGACACTTTGCCATAATTCAAAGGCAAGGTTCTCTTATGATATAAGTGAAACCTATGAGACGGGCATTGTGCTGTCCGGTTCGGAAGTCAAGTCTTTAAGGCAGGGCGGTGCAAGCATGAAGGACTGCTATGCCGTTGTAAGAAACGGCGAGATGATACTCCTTAACCTTCATGTCAACCCTTATCTTCAGGCGAACATATTCAACCATGACCCGAGGGCGCCGAGGAAACTCCTGCTTCACAAACGGGAGATATTGAGACTTTCAGGTAAAATCAAGGAAAAAGGGCTTACCCTTGTACCTTTATCGATATATCTGAAGGGAAGCCACATAAAAGTCGAACTGGGACTGGCTAAAGGTAAAACATCCCCGGATAAAAAGAATGCAATCAAGGAAAGAGACATCAGGCGTGACATGCAGAGGGAACTTAAAAATATCGGGAGATAA
- a CDS encoding HPr family phosphocarrier protein — MKQEKIIIPNKLGMHARSAASFAKMAASFRSKIEVAKDHVKADGKSIMELLTISAAMGTEITISVSGEDEEVALSALSKLVKEGFGEML; from the coding sequence ATGAAACAGGAAAAGATTATCATACCGAACAAATTGGGAATGCACGCCAGATCTGCGGCAAGTTTCGCCAAGATGGCGGCTTCATTCAGATCGAAAATCGAGGTTGCCAAAGACCATGTCAAGGCGGACGGCAAGAGCATCATGGAACTTCTAACCATATCTGCAGCTATGGGTACCGAGATTACAATCAGTGTTTCAGGCGAAGATGAAGAAGTGGCATTATCGGCACTTTCAAAGCTCGTGAAAGAAGGGTTTGGAGAAATGCTGTGA
- a CDS encoding glycosyl hydrolase-related protein yields MAVIHIISHTHWDREWYQTFQTFRMRLVHLMDKLLEILKSDPEYKHFMLDGQTVVLEDYLDIRPEKEAELKAFIKKGRILIGPWRCLPDEFLVSGEAIIRNLIIGKADCRKFGAVMPIGYIPDTFGHISQLPQIFAGFGFRGASLARGLSDEPVELIWEAPDGTGVLLSYLRDHYGNASFYPAKTGENSPNELKAIIDSLLPHIKTGHVLLMQGTDHLEPDRTTPDHLKKACKVLKEHKIIHSTLTQYFDGIFSEVDRQNLKLPVIKGELRSPARNHLLPGVLSMRMWIKQDNHACETLLEKLAEPASAWARLLKGTGAEVRALKDSWLISDIYPFVKRAWKLLLECHPHDSICGCSIDEVHEEMHSRFDQVMQIGENAARHGLTSLGMNINTSSIVDSSKLFSSILVYNPASRQATQVVTADILMPIGSCSVEIVDADGNTVPYEIIEPMQSENYLDSEMDKAGILGMIEMAKQGKLPEIIKIYDIDAKKDGDCLKLEIGICDVDEVIAEPLALMDEKINTWLNDDSIKDFHLRVRIVKPAAIRFLAKDVPGIGYAVFGVKKSDVSHDYSYENSNGIENSMFAVKADMSTGTLTVTDKRTGIVFKGLNSFRDGGNKGDEYNYCPPENDRMVSSDNAEILSILAVETPCARTLEIHKILNIPQALTEDRKSRDEITLPLEIITRVSISDNVERIDIETYVENLSSDHRLRVHFPTPFKADSAFYDGHFDVIERPLGCAAPNPAWPEDARPEVPQKSFTDVNDSKNGMMIASRGLPEVEVIRTSDGSEIALTLLNCVGWLSRDDFANRRGHAGPPLTPTPDAQMIGGHAFYYSIIPHKGGCINAANLAYSFNSPMTGLQTTIHKGSLPASASMLKTEPQSFIISTIKPAEDGKGIIVRGYSIADEVTEVSLKPLLKFKTALRVMLDETAIEPVTIHDGVIRFSARPREIVTIRLK; encoded by the coding sequence ATGGCCGTAATACACATAATATCCCACACCCACTGGGACAGGGAATGGTATCAGACCTTCCAGACGTTCAGGATGAGACTTGTCCATCTGATGGACAAGCTGCTGGAAATTCTTAAAAGCGATCCGGAGTATAAACATTTCATGCTCGACGGCCAGACGGTGGTTCTTGAAGACTATCTGGACATAAGACCTGAAAAAGAAGCTGAACTGAAGGCCTTCATAAAGAAAGGACGCATACTGATAGGCCCGTGGCGTTGCCTGCCCGATGAGTTTCTGGTAAGCGGCGAGGCCATAATAAGAAACCTGATTATCGGAAAAGCCGACTGCAGGAAGTTCGGTGCCGTCATGCCCATAGGGTATATTCCGGATACATTCGGCCACATCAGCCAGCTTCCCCAGATATTTGCCGGATTCGGTTTCAGGGGCGCATCACTTGCCAGGGGTCTGTCAGATGAGCCGGTAGAGCTGATATGGGAGGCGCCTGACGGAACAGGCGTGCTTCTGTCATACCTCAGGGATCATTATGGAAATGCGAGTTTCTATCCGGCAAAGACCGGGGAAAATTCACCGAATGAGCTTAAGGCAATCATCGATTCGCTTCTGCCTCACATAAAAACCGGCCATGTGCTTCTAATGCAGGGGACCGACCACCTTGAACCCGACAGGACGACGCCGGACCATCTCAAAAAGGCCTGCAAGGTACTGAAAGAACATAAAATAATTCATTCGACGCTTACTCAATATTTTGACGGGATATTTTCAGAAGTGGACAGGCAAAACCTGAAACTGCCCGTCATAAAGGGAGAACTGCGCTCTCCCGCCAGAAATCATCTGCTGCCGGGCGTTCTCTCCATGAGGATGTGGATAAAGCAGGATAATCATGCATGCGAAACTCTTCTTGAAAAGCTTGCCGAACCGGCTTCGGCATGGGCTCGTCTGCTTAAAGGAACGGGCGCAGAAGTGAGGGCATTGAAAGACTCCTGGCTCATCAGCGATATCTATCCTTTTGTGAAAAGGGCCTGGAAACTGCTTCTGGAATGCCACCCTCACGACTCCATCTGCGGCTGCTCGATCGATGAGGTTCATGAAGAAATGCACTCGCGTTTTGATCAGGTCATGCAGATCGGAGAGAATGCCGCACGGCACGGCCTCACCAGCCTAGGGATGAATATCAATACCTCTTCTATTGTGGACTCTTCAAAGCTGTTCTCGTCGATTCTTGTCTATAACCCGGCAAGCCGGCAGGCAACCCAAGTTGTTACCGCAGACATTCTGATGCCCATCGGCTCCTGCTCTGTCGAGATTGTAGATGCGGATGGAAACACCGTTCCATATGAAATTATCGAACCGATGCAATCTGAAAACTATCTCGACTCGGAGATGGACAAGGCCGGCATCCTGGGAATGATTGAGATGGCCAAACAGGGAAAGCTTCCCGAAATCATAAAAATCTATGATATTGATGCAAAAAAGGACGGCGACTGCCTCAAACTTGAAATAGGAATTTGCGATGTTGATGAAGTTATTGCAGAACCTCTCGCATTAATGGATGAAAAGATCAATACATGGCTCAATGACGATTCCATAAAAGATTTTCATCTGCGCGTCAGGATAGTAAAACCCGCTGCAATAAGATTCCTTGCAAAAGACGTCCCCGGAATCGGCTATGCCGTATTCGGAGTGAAAAAATCGGATGTTTCACATGATTATTCATACGAAAACTCTAACGGAATCGAAAACAGCATGTTTGCGGTAAAGGCGGATATGTCCACCGGGACTCTTACCGTTACCGACAAAAGGACGGGGATCGTATTCAAAGGTCTTAACAGTTTCCGGGACGGAGGCAACAAGGGCGATGAATACAACTACTGCCCGCCTGAGAACGACCGTATGGTATCCTCTGACAACGCCGAAATACTTTCGATACTTGCCGTGGAAACACCCTGCGCCAGGACGCTTGAGATACACAAGATACTGAATATCCCGCAGGCCCTTACTGAAGACAGAAAATCAAGGGATGAGATAACACTTCCGCTTGAAATCATCACGCGTGTTTCAATCTCTGATAATGTTGAAAGAATCGACATCGAGACCTATGTTGAAAACCTCTCGAGCGACCACAGGCTGAGGGTCCATTTCCCGACGCCCTTTAAAGCTGATTCCGCATTTTATGACGGCCATTTCGATGTAATCGAGAGGCCGCTAGGCTGTGCCGCACCCAATCCGGCGTGGCCGGAAGATGCAAGACCGGAAGTCCCGCAAAAGTCATTTACCGATGTTAACGACAGCAAAAACGGCATGATGATAGCAAGCCGCGGACTGCCTGAGGTTGAAGTAATCAGGACCAGCGACGGCTCCGAAATAGCCCTTACACTTTTAAACTGTGTCGGCTGGCTTTCCAGGGATGACTTTGCAAACCGCAGGGGCCATGCCGGCCCGCCGCTTACCCCGACTCCGGATGCGCAGATGATAGGCGGTCATGCGTTTTACTATTCCATAATTCCGCATAAGGGCGGCTGCATAAATGCTGCAAACCTTGCATACTCGTTCAACTCCCCCATGACCGGTCTTCAAACGACGATTCACAAAGGCAGCCTTCCTGCAAGTGCATCGATGCTGAAGACTGAACCTCAATCATTCATCATAAGCACAATTAAACCCGCAGAAGACGGCAAAGGGATAATAGTTCGCGGCTACAGCATTGCCGATGAGGTGACAGAGGTTTCATTAAAGCCTCTCTTGAAATTCAAAACAGCCTTAAGGGTGATGCTTGACGAGACGGCAATTGAACCGGTCACCATACATGACGGCGTTATCCGTTTTTCCGCACGGCCGAGGGAGATCGTTACCATAAGACTTAAATAG
- a CDS encoding PTS system mannose/fructose/sorbose family transporter subunit IID: protein MGLSIKTILNILFRSLFIQGAWTFKNMQYIGFIFSIAPGIRALKSVNPQIREELGSRYFNSQPYMAPVAEGIYLNLVEHGNAADAARVLPSVSCALAALGDSFFWAALKPILCLLCLILGLSSWLWGILIAILIYNAIHFGIMGWGFWEGYRNGPQGALAVGKIVSIERADKISLLIPLLCGICLVIAPGKLGVEYYIAIPVFMLSMLAFYKKINFLLIFYGLFILILIMTIIGI from the coding sequence GTGGGACTTTCGATAAAGACTATATTGAACATACTGTTTCGTTCGCTGTTCATACAGGGTGCATGGACATTCAAGAACATGCAGTATATCGGTTTTATCTTTTCGATTGCACCCGGAATCAGGGCATTGAAATCAGTGAATCCTCAAATAAGGGAAGAACTTGGCAGCAGATATTTCAACTCACAGCCCTATATGGCGCCTGTCGCCGAAGGGATTTATCTGAACCTTGTCGAGCATGGAAACGCGGCTGATGCGGCCAGGGTTCTTCCTTCCGTCTCCTGCGCGCTTGCCGCTCTTGGTGACAGCTTCTTCTGGGCCGCGCTCAAACCGATTCTGTGCCTTCTGTGCCTTATTCTGGGGCTTTCAAGCTGGCTCTGGGGGATACTCATAGCAATCCTTATCTATAATGCTATTCATTTTGGGATAATGGGGTGGGGATTCTGGGAAGGATACAGGAATGGACCTCAGGGCGCTCTCGCCGTAGGAAAGATTGTCTCTATTGAAAGAGCAGATAAGATTTCACTTTTGATTCCCTTATTATGCGGGATCTGTCTTGTAATAGCACCTGGAAAACTCGGGGTGGAATATTATATAGCAATACCGGTTTTCATGTTAAGTATGCTGGCTTTTTACAAAAAGATTAATTTTTTATTAATTTTTTATGGGCTCTTTATTCTTATACTGATAATGACGATTATAGGAATATAA